In Drosophila santomea strain STO CAGO 1482 chromosome 3L, Prin_Dsan_1.1, whole genome shotgun sequence, a single window of DNA contains:
- the LOC120448349 gene encoding uncharacterized protein LOC120448349 isoform X2, with protein MGRRFNGDECLTHFGSIRLPGNVDGEESISLALSFLRLPCATQYIKVRDGPSLSSTLLVELNGGGLILKGAGVPVAVDSTGGQLLVEFSAGDGQAGNATQEATAACTGGFMANVQQQLATRSSNSSTTLVAATRLSGKTRSVSHKSMSRLRFTLVHLSAMIFASIIIIISSLLGAQYVVRYRKYHLAVARRQDEGSRLHTPRASLSSLQGPPSRAMSTTTLLSEVIYMVKMRPKHHLRHSILRESVDAENLTNETEFKESDSQGMLAKCAEIKELGSSASMVTLRNERASPARSLDPGSIIGSPSSAEDELAAVHSRSESKDSPTDEPLEPPSCKDSAKDSESIISSGMSSLCNSPPMNSKRLSKYSDRYDAVTLKLLSSRLDESLQDASSLLSVTESLRLGRLRTRSVSSSLTNGCYSPAASVVSTATIRTTSNPKESKEKQNRRKLLARPGSEFSLGNQEELEMDYYDYNVINAGSAPGSYLGMDPAYLIWIPPFEEVAEREEDDKTPEPEPEPDPERDERQPLYEEIRMPKYGHYLSPASNTESSKSTTADNTPSSEERSPPDSGRPSKATSPCDGMERSGRTMPKQPTPFMSRKQRRQSKQQMQSSLSLSAGSLDHEQRRSIKVPIEMAAVHQKVEAELEPNESMTGSYIEKETAVEKLSGDLQEFLSLDDIQFADESGSDYEAVNLKKVPKSELQLNQDDARSKLLRRKEPRSKEVSV; from the exons ATGGGCAGGAGGTTTAATGGTGATGAATGCCTGACCCACTTCGGCAGCATCCGCTTACCCGGGAAT GTGGATGGTGAGGAAAGCATTTCTCTGGCACTGAGTTTCCTCCGTTTGCCTTGTGCCACCCAGTACATAAAGGTGCGTGATGGACCCTCGCTATCGTCCACGCTTCTCGTGGAGCTCAATGGCGGTGGGCTGATCCTCAAGGGAGCCGGCGTTCCGGTGGCTGTCGATTCCACTGGTGGCCAACTCCTAGTGGAGTTCTCCGCAGGCGATGGGCAGGCGGGCAATGCCACTCAGGAGGCAACTGCAGCCTGCACCGGAGGATTCATGGCTAAtgtgcagcagcagttgg CTACAAGGAGCAGTAACAGTAGTACCACACTTGTGGCCGCCACTCGTTTGTCTGGAAAAACTCGCTCTGTTTCCCACAAGTCCATGTCAAGACTTCGATTTACCCTGGTTCATCTAAGTGCCATGATCTTTGCCAgcataataatcataataagcTCCCTTTTAG GCGCCCAATATGTGGTGCGATACCGGAAGTATCACCTGGCAGTTGCTCGGCGACAGGACGAAGGATCCCGACTTCACACTCCTAGAGCTTCGCTAAGCTCCCTGCAAGGTCCTCCTTCACGTGCCATGTCCACAACAACTCTGCTTTCGGAGGTCATTTACATGGTGAAGATGCGACCCAAACACCACCTACGACACTCAATTCTCCGCGAGAGCGTGGACGCGGAAAATCTGACCAATGAAACGGAGTTCAAGGAGTCGGATTCACAGGGAATGCTGGCGAAATG CGCGGAAATCAAGGAGCTGGGAAGCTCGGCCTCCATGGTGACTCTGCGCAACGAGAGAGCGTCACCAGCGCGATCTCTGGATCCTGGAAGTATCATTGGATCACCTTCCTCTGCTGAAGACGAACTGGCTGCGGTTCACAGCCGTTCAGAATCCAAGGATTCCCCCACAGATGAGCCATTAGAGCCGCCGAGCTGTAAGGACAGTGCCAAGGACTCGGAGTCCATCATATCCTCAGGAATGAGTTCCCTGTGCAACAGTCCACCAATGAACAGCAAGCGGCTCAGCAAGTACTCTGATCGCTACGATGCGGTGACCCTGAAGTTGCTGTCCTCCAGATTGGATGAGAGCCTGCAGGATGCCAGTTCCCTGCTCTCGGTGACCGAATCTCTTAGATTGGGTCGCCTGAGAACCCGCAGTGTCAGCTCTTCCCTGACCAAT GGTTGCTACTCACCAGCAGCCAGTGTGGTAAGCACGGCGACCATCAGGACGACGAGTAATCCCAAGGAGTCCAAGGAGAAGCAGAATCGAAGAAAACTGCTGGCCAGACCAGGATCAGAATTTTCGCTTGGAAATCAAGAAGAACTGGAGATGGATTACTACGATTACAATGTGATCAATGCAGGATCGGCACCGGGCTCCTATCTCGGAATGGATCCGGCCTACCTTATCTGGATACCACCATTCGAAGAGGTGGCGGAGCGGGAAGAGGACGATAAGACACCGGAACCGGAGCCGGAACCAGATCCCGAGAGAGATGAACGACAGCCGCTGTATGAGGAGATCCGGATGCCCAAGTACGGCCACTACCTAAGTCCAGCCAGTAACACGGAGTCCAGCAAGTCCACAACGGCTGATAATACACCTAGCTCCGAGGAGAGATCCCCACCAGACAGTGGGCGTCCCTCCAAGGCCACCTCACCCTGCGATGGAATGGAAAGGAGTGGCAGAACCATGCCCAAGCAACCCACTCCTTTCATGTCCAGAAAACAGAGGCGCCAGTCCAAACAGCAGATGCAATCCAGTTTGTCCTTGAGTGCTGGTTCACTGGATCATGAGCAGCGGCGTAGCATTAAAGTTCCAATCGAAATGGCTGCAGTGCATCAGAAAGTGGAAGCCGAACTGGAACCTAACGAGTCCATGACTGGGTCCTATATCGAGAAGGAAACGGCCGTGGAGAAATTATCGGGGGATCTGCAGGAGTTCTTGTCTCTCGATGATATTCAGTTTGCCGATGAGAGTGGCAGCGATTACGAGGCTGTAAACCTCAAGAAAGTGCCCAAATCAGAACTCCAACTAAACCAGGATGATGCTCGATCCAAGCTTTTGCGAAGAAAGGAACCCCGGTCAAAGGAAGTGTCTGTATAA
- the LOC120449067 gene encoding putative leucine-rich repeat-containing protein DDB_G0290503 isoform X1, translating into MERLHYPIPLNPNAKYLPNSISNVLYSIQKFDQSTLAWPTCQRKTDVSVGKACTSPSEVPLAGIESFVVQNRRQCVSLGNAGEAKKNTFYQIVQASQDQPCFPQSSRIKRKNNDTKFKSDFKDDIIYNDIYDIVRSHTQYKRLPQLEKQPKQQKPFSASPPVVEVYKVRPVAIETKEAKGKTCKSSAKANELRETTNELSNSKRKTYPSKPKLTESKSSKKKTKKLKEKLIEPADSKRTKHPSKSKLTELKGSKKKSNILREQTNEFSDSKKKNAHHSKPKLTASKSSRKQFSIIQTRENKQKANSKSKKHKTIQQLWPLPDRGRDRIPQRSINNEKLSEIKSNFSTIQLPDQDGQKVQRDSTEELENLEEKVEQRTERTSDIKRNSKEEPGRKKRKSKEASKLKPFKAEQNDTIYIVRGRNSKGNSVVPLFNKRSGPEIYRIKEMQLNQSKKHEEISALEPINTDSYFLGRSRKRTSTLGHPNKNIYTIRKKSLIDETPDFTPANNIQKNIKKLSIESNEQKINSSLVPAKEKIVSKSRNYNAFNSILNLFTIFQPEI; encoded by the exons ATGGAGAGGCTTCATTATCCGATTCCCTTAAATCCAAATGCCAAATATCTACCCAATTCGATTTCCAATGTTCTGTACAGCATTCAGAAATTTGATCAAAGTACGCTTGCTTGGCCGACTTGCCAAAGGAAAACGGATGTCTCTGTTGGGAAAGCGTGCACTTCGCCATCGGAGGTTCCTTTAGCCGGAATTGAGTCCTTTGTGGTCCAAAACAGAAGACAATGTGTATCCTTAGGTAATGCTGGGGAAGCCAAGAAGAATACATTCTATCAAATTGTTCAAGCCAGCCAAGATCAGCCTTGCTTTCCACAGAGTTCCAGAATCAAACGTAAAAATAACGACACCAAATTCAAATCGGATTTTAAGGACGACATCATTTACAATGATATATACGACATAGTGAGGTCTCATACTCAGTACAAAAGATTACCTCAACTTGAAAAGCAaccaaagcaacaaaagccaTTTTCTGCGAGTCCTCCTGTGGTGGAAGTCTATAAAGTTCGTCCTGTGGCGATTGAAACCAAAGAAGCTAAAGGCAAAACTTGCAAGTCAAGCGCTAAGGCAAATGAGCTTCGAGAAACAACTAATGAGCTTTCGAATTCAAAAAGGAAAACGTATCCCTCTAAGCCGAAGCTAACAGAATCTAAGAGTTcaaagaaaaagacaaaaaaacttaaagaaaaacttatTGAGCCTGCGGACTCAAAAAGGACAAAACATCCGTCTAAGTCGAAGTTAACAGAATTAAAGGGTTCGAAGAAAAAGTCAAATATACTTCGAGAACAAACGAATGAGTTTTCGGattcaaaaaagaaaaacgcgCATCACTCTAAGCCTAAGTTAACAGCATCAAAGAGTTCAAGGAAACAGTTCTCCATAATTCAAACAAGGGAAAATAAGCAGAAAGCCAATTCCAAAtccaaaaaacacaaaacaatcCAACAGTTATGGCCATTACCGGATAGAGGTAGAGATAGAATCCCACAGAGAAGTATAAATAACGAAAAACTTTCCGAGATTAAGTCAAATTTTTCCACCATCCAGCTTCCAGATCAAGATGGTCAAAAGGTCCAAAGAGACTCCACTGAGGAGCTGGAAAACTTGGAGGAAAAGGTTGAACAGAGAACTGAAAGGACGAGtgatataaaaagaaattccAAAGAAGAACCTGgcaggaaaaaaagaaagtcCAAAGAGGCTTCTAAACTCAAACCATTTAAAGCCGAACAAAATgatacaatatatattgttcgAGGAAGAAATTCAAAAGGGAATTCCGTTGTGCCGCTTTTTAATAAGCGCTCTGGGCCGGAGATCTATAGGATCaaagaaatgcaattaaatcagtCTAAGAAACACGAAGAAATCTCCGCATTGGAACCAATAAACACAGATTCTTATTTTCTGGGAAGGTCAAGAAAGCGGACGTCCACTTTAGGACACCCTAATAAGAATATCTATACAATTAGAAAAAAATCCCTAATTGATGAGACACCTGACTTCACACCTGCCAATAATATacagaaaaatattaaaaaactgtCAATCGAATCTAATGAGCAGAAAATCAACAGCAGTTTAGTGccagcaaaagaaaaaatagtTTCCAAGTCAAGAAATTATAACGCCTTCAATAGTATCCTAAAT CTCTTCACAATTTTCCAGCCAGAAATATAA
- the LOC120449067 gene encoding uncharacterized protein LOC120449067 isoform X2, which translates to MERLHYPIPLNPNAKYLPNSISNVLYSIQKFDQSTLAWPTCQRKTDVSVGKACTSPSEVPLAGIESFVVQNRRQCVSLGNAGEAKKNTFYQIVQASQDQPCFPQSSRIKRKNNDTKFKSDFKDDIIYNDIYDIVRSHTQYKRLPQLEKQPKQQKPFSASPPVVEVYKVRPVAIETKEAKGKTCKSSAKANELRETTNELSNSKRKTYPSKPKLTESKSSKKKTKKLKEKLIEPADSKRTKHPSKSKLTELKGSKKKSNILREQTNEFSDSKKKNAHHSKPKLTASKSSRKQFSIIQTRENKQKANSKSKKHKTIQQLWPLPDRGRDRIPQRTSRSRWSKGPKRLH; encoded by the exons ATGGAGAGGCTTCATTATCCGATTCCCTTAAATCCAAATGCCAAATATCTACCCAATTCGATTTCCAATGTTCTGTACAGCATTCAGAAATTTGATCAAAGTACGCTTGCTTGGCCGACTTGCCAAAGGAAAACGGATGTCTCTGTTGGGAAAGCGTGCACTTCGCCATCGGAGGTTCCTTTAGCCGGAATTGAGTCCTTTGTGGTCCAAAACAGAAGACAATGTGTATCCTTAGGTAATGCTGGGGAAGCCAAGAAGAATACATTCTATCAAATTGTTCAAGCCAGCCAAGATCAGCCTTGCTTTCCACAGAGTTCCAGAATCAAACGTAAAAATAACGACACCAAATTCAAATCGGATTTTAAGGACGACATCATTTACAATGATATATACGACATAGTGAGGTCTCATACTCAGTACAAAAGATTACCTCAACTTGAAAAGCAaccaaagcaacaaaagccaTTTTCTGCGAGTCCTCCTGTGGTGGAAGTCTATAAAGTTCGTCCTGTGGCGATTGAAACCAAAGAAGCTAAAGGCAAAACTTGCAAGTCAAGCGCTAAGGCAAATGAGCTTCGAGAAACAACTAATGAGCTTTCGAATTCAAAAAGGAAAACGTATCCCTCTAAGCCGAAGCTAACAGAATCTAAGAGTTcaaagaaaaagacaaaaaaacttaaagaaaaacttatTGAGCCTGCGGACTCAAAAAGGACAAAACATCCGTCTAAGTCGAAGTTAACAGAATTAAAGGGTTCGAAGAAAAAGTCAAATATACTTCGAGAACAAACGAATGAGTTTTCGGattcaaaaaagaaaaacgcgCATCACTCTAAGCCTAAGTTAACAGCATCAAAGAGTTCAAGGAAACAGTTCTCCATAATTCAAACAAGGGAAAATAAGCAGAAAGCCAATTCCAAAtccaaaaaacacaaaacaatcCAACAGTTATGGCCATTACCGGATAGAGGTAGAGATAGAATCCCACAGAGAA CTTCCAGATCAAGATGGTCAAAAGGTCCAAAGAGACTCCACTGA
- the LOC120449067 gene encoding uncharacterized protein LOC120449067 isoform X3, giving the protein MERLHYPIPLNPNAKYLPNSISNVLYSIQKFDQSTLAWPTCQRKTDVSVGKACTSPSEVPLAGIESFVVQNRRQCVSLGNAGEAKKNTFYQIVQASQDQPCFPQSSRIKRKNNDTKFKSDFKDDIIYNDIYDIVRSHTQYKRLPQLEKQPKQQKPFSASPPVVEVYKVRPVAIETKEAKGKTCKSSAKANELRETTNELSNSKRKTYPSKPKLTESKSSKKKTKKLKEKLIEPADSKRTKHPSKSKLTELKGSKKKSNILREQTNEFSDSKKKNAHHSKPKLTASKSSRKQFSIIQTRENKQKANSKSKKHKTIQQLWPLPDRASRSRWSKGPKRLH; this is encoded by the exons ATGGAGAGGCTTCATTATCCGATTCCCTTAAATCCAAATGCCAAATATCTACCCAATTCGATTTCCAATGTTCTGTACAGCATTCAGAAATTTGATCAAAGTACGCTTGCTTGGCCGACTTGCCAAAGGAAAACGGATGTCTCTGTTGGGAAAGCGTGCACTTCGCCATCGGAGGTTCCTTTAGCCGGAATTGAGTCCTTTGTGGTCCAAAACAGAAGACAATGTGTATCCTTAGGTAATGCTGGGGAAGCCAAGAAGAATACATTCTATCAAATTGTTCAAGCCAGCCAAGATCAGCCTTGCTTTCCACAGAGTTCCAGAATCAAACGTAAAAATAACGACACCAAATTCAAATCGGATTTTAAGGACGACATCATTTACAATGATATATACGACATAGTGAGGTCTCATACTCAGTACAAAAGATTACCTCAACTTGAAAAGCAaccaaagcaacaaaagccaTTTTCTGCGAGTCCTCCTGTGGTGGAAGTCTATAAAGTTCGTCCTGTGGCGATTGAAACCAAAGAAGCTAAAGGCAAAACTTGCAAGTCAAGCGCTAAGGCAAATGAGCTTCGAGAAACAACTAATGAGCTTTCGAATTCAAAAAGGAAAACGTATCCCTCTAAGCCGAAGCTAACAGAATCTAAGAGTTcaaagaaaaagacaaaaaaacttaaagaaaaacttatTGAGCCTGCGGACTCAAAAAGGACAAAACATCCGTCTAAGTCGAAGTTAACAGAATTAAAGGGTTCGAAGAAAAAGTCAAATATACTTCGAGAACAAACGAATGAGTTTTCGGattcaaaaaagaaaaacgcgCATCACTCTAAGCCTAAGTTAACAGCATCAAAGAGTTCAAGGAAACAGTTCTCCATAATTCAAACAAGGGAAAATAAGCAGAAAGCCAATTCCAAAtccaaaaaacacaaaacaatcCAACAGTTATGGCCATTACCGGATAGAG CTTCCAGATCAAGATGGTCAAAAGGTCCAAAGAGACTCCACTGA